The following proteins are co-located in the Macadamia integrifolia cultivar HAES 741 chromosome 3, SCU_Mint_v3, whole genome shotgun sequence genome:
- the LOC122072725 gene encoding peroxidase 72-like has translation MALSISFLMILSILSVVPLCFSQKSNGGYLYPQFYDRSCPKAQEIVKSVVAQAVAKEPRMAASLLRLHFHDCFVKGCDGSLLLDSIGTIISEKGSNPNRNSARGFEVIDEIKSALEKECPETVSCADILAIAARDSTVLTGGPTWEVPLGRRDSGGASLSGSNHNIPAPNNTFRTILTKFKLQGLHIVDLVALSGSHTIGYSRCTSFRQRLYNQTGNGLPDYTLDQSYATQLLPSCPRSGGDQNLFFLDYVSPTKFDNYYFKNLLAYKGLLSSDEVLFTKNKESMELAKKYAENNELFFEQFAKSMIKMGNISPLTGSRGEIRKNCRSINSN, from the exons ATGGCTCTCTCGATTAGTTTTCTCATGATTCTTTCCATTTTGTCCGTTGTTCCACTATGCTTCTCCCAGAAGAGCAATGGTGGTTACCTCTATCCACAGTTTTATGACCGGTCGTGCCCCAAAGCGCAGGAGATTGTGAAGTCGGTCGTAGCACAAGCTGTAGCAAAAGAGCCTCGAATGGCTGCTTCATTGCTTAGGCTACATTTCCATGACTGTTTTGTTAAG GGCTGTGATGGATCTCTTCTGTTAGATAGCATTGGTACCATTATAAGTGAGAAGGGGTCTAACCCAAACAGGAACTCAGCAAGAGGATTTGAAGTCATTGATGAGATAAAATCAGCTCTGGAGAAGGAATGCCCAGAAACTGTGTCCTGTGCTGATATCTTGGCTATTGCTGCTAGAGATTCCACTGTACTG ACTGGTGGTCCTACCTGGGAAGTACCATTGGGAAGAAGAGACTCTGGAGGAGCAAGCTTAAGTGGTTCTAACCACAACATTCCTGCACCAAACAACACATTCCGTACCATCCTTACTAAATTCAAGCTCCAAGGGCTCCACATTGTTGATCTTGTTGCACTCTCAG GAAGCCACACGATCGGATATTCAAGATGCACCAGCTTCAGGCAAAGGCTCTACAACCAGACGGGCAACGGTCTACCAGACTACACACTTGACCAATCATATGCCACACAATTGCTACCCAGTTGCCCAAGATCTGGTGGTGACCAGAACCTGTTTTTCTTGGACTATGTCAGCCCAACGAAGTTTGATAATTACTACTTCAAAAACCTATTGGCTTACAAGGGCCTGCTAAGTTCTGATGAAGTTCTATTTACAAAGAACAAAGAATCAATGGAGTTGGCGAAGAAATATGCAGAGAACAATGAACTTTTCTTTGAGCAATTCGCAAAATCCATGATTAAGATGGGAAATATTTCTCCGTTGACAGGATCCAGGGGAGAGATTCGAAAGAACTGCAGGAGCATCAACAGTAACTAA
- the LOC122072727 gene encoding phytolongin Phyl1.1-like: MGSIQNMVFYCCVAKGNRILYAYSCGDPEIDKLAVLCLEKAPAFHTWYFQSVRKKTYGFLMEDGYVYFSIVDESLGNPGTLQFLKHVRDEFKKAAKSSSRGSISGSNSVRLQEQLVPVIRHLINSLGKVSKPQSDGGGMPEIPSSQHPGPSPSPESGQTEVATSTKAPLLGKFSKQEKKKMKDRVIEVRDNTSEEHRKSTDREMKDYASTIESDNHGVVVSSMSVQKGSSSTDLQHARDRWRRQVWIVIGLDVLVCLILFALWLGICGGFQCISG; encoded by the coding sequence ATGGGTTCTATTCAGAATATGGTGTTCTATTGCTGTGTTGCCAAGGGAAATCGAATCCTCTATGCGTACAGCTGTGGTGACCCTGAGATTGACAAATTGGCAGTTTTGTGCTTGGAAAAGGCTCCTGCCTTCCACACCTGGTATTTTCAGAGTGTTAGGAAAAAGACTTATGGGTTCCTAATGGAGGATGGGTATGTATACTTCTCTATTGTGGATGAGAGTCTCGGAAATCCTGGGACCCTTCAGTTTCTGAAACATGTAAGAGACGAGTTTAAGAAGGCTGCAAAGAGCAGTTCAAGGGGCAGTATTTCAGGTTCGAATTCAGTTCGTCTTCAAGAACAATTGGTGCCAGTTATCCGCCATTTGATAAACTCATTGGGGAAAGTCTCGAAACCCCAATCTGATGGTGGAGGGATGCCTGAGATTCCATCATCACAACATCCAGGGCCTTCACCATCGCCAGAAAGTGGTCAAACTGAAGTTGCCACATCTACTAAGGCTCCATTGCTGGGGAAGTTTAGcaagcaagagaagaagaaaatgaaggatCGTGTTATTGAGGTTAGAGACAATACCTCTGAGGAGCACCGTAAATCTACGGATCGGGAAATGAAGGATTATGCGTCAACCATTGAATCTGATAACCATGGTGTGGTGGTATCTTCAATGTCAGTACAGAAGGGTTCAAGCTCAACAGATCTACAGCATGCTCGAGATAGGTGGCGGCGCCAAGTCTGGATTGTCATTGGTCTTGATGTACTTGTGTGTTTAATTTTATTTGCACTTTGGTTAGGGATTTGTGGTGGCTTTCAATGCATTTCTGGTTAG